Proteins encoded by one window of Nyctibius grandis isolate bNycGra1 chromosome 15, bNycGra1.pri, whole genome shotgun sequence:
- the TMEM100 gene encoding transmembrane protein 100 has protein sequence MIKMTNEPIKEVLGAPKHPDSAITEKSNNNDCVITTIPLVSECQLTAATGGAELSCYRCTIPFGVVILIAGIVVTAVAYSFNSHGSIISVFGLVLLSSGLLLLASSAVCWKIRQQHKKAKRRESQTALVANQRTLFG, from the coding sequence ATGATCAAGATGACAAACGAACCTATTAAAGAGGTCCTGGGCGCTCCAAAGCATCCTGATTCTGCAATCACGGAGAAGAGTAATAACAATGACTGTGTGATAACCACCATCCCTCTTGTCAGTGAATGCCAGCTGACTGCAGCAACAGGGGGAGCAGAACTCTCCTGTTACCGCTGCACCATTCCCTTCGGTGTGGTTATCCTCATAGCCGGCATTGTGGTTACTGCTGTGGCGTACAGCTTCAATTCCCATGGATCAATCATCTCAGTGTTTGGATTAGTCCTCTTGTCATCAGGACTCCTTTTGCTGGCTTCTAGTGCAGTGTGCTGGAAAATCAGGCAGCAACACAAGAAAGCAAAGAGGCGGGAGAGCCAGACAGCGCTTGTGGCAAATCAGCGAACCTTGTTTGGTTAA